From Gammaproteobacteria bacterium, the proteins below share one genomic window:
- a CDS encoding ribonucleotide-diphosphate reductase subunit beta — translation MLNWEDPINALKSKLSSVFHPQVAADVATALTAGDAVSPTRARTEVPPVPEQAAATSTEVHGLTGLEEVEFGAHRLSVDDKRMINCRADVNQLVPFKYQWAWQKYLDACCNHWMPQEINMNADIALWKDPNGLTEDERLIVKRNLGFFSTADSLVANNLVLAVYRHITNPECRQYLLRQAFEEALHTHAYQYCVESLALDEAEVFNTYREISSVHDKASWAMRFTDSLGDPNFHTGTHAADQRLLRDLIAFYVVFEGIFFYVGFVQVLSMGRRNKMTGVAEQFQYIMRDESMHMNFGIDVINQIKIENPQLWTAEFRNEMLDLIREGVELEVRYARDTMPRGVLGLNAGMFEEYLHFIANRRCAQIGLPEQYPGATNPFPWMSELIDLKKEKNFFETRVTEYQTGGALSWD, via the coding sequence ATGCTGAATTGGGAAGACCCGATTAACGCACTGAAGTCCAAGCTCAGTTCCGTTTTCCATCCGCAAGTAGCTGCGGATGTGGCTACTGCCCTCACCGCCGGGGACGCCGTCTCGCCCACACGGGCGCGTACTGAAGTACCGCCCGTTCCGGAACAGGCGGCCGCAACTTCCACGGAGGTCCACGGCCTCACCGGCCTGGAGGAGGTCGAGTTTGGCGCCCACCGCCTGTCGGTCGACGACAAGCGCATGATCAATTGCCGCGCCGACGTCAACCAGCTGGTGCCCTTCAAGTACCAATGGGCCTGGCAGAAATATCTTGACGCCTGCTGCAATCACTGGATGCCGCAGGAAATCAACATGAACGCCGACATCGCCCTGTGGAAGGACCCGAACGGCCTGACCGAGGACGAGCGCCTGATCGTCAAGCGCAATCTCGGCTTCTTTTCGACGGCCGACTCGCTGGTCGCCAACAACCTGGTGCTGGCCGTCTACCGCCACATCACCAACCCCGAGTGCCGCCAGTACCTGTTGCGCCAGGCCTTCGAGGAGGCGCTGCACACGCATGCCTATCAGTATTGCGTGGAAAGCCTGGCGCTGGATGAGGCGGAGGTATTCAACACCTACCGCGAAATCTCCTCGGTACACGACAAGGCGTCATGGGCCATGCGCTTTACCGACAGCCTGGGTGATCCGAACTTCCATACCGGCACGCACGCCGCCGATCAACGCCTGCTGCGCGATCTGATTGCCTTCTATGTCGTGTTCGAAGGCATCTTTTTCTACGTCGGCTTCGTGCAGGTGCTGTCCATGGGCCGCCGCAACAAGATGACGGGTGTCGCCGAGCAGTTCCAGTACATCATGCGCGATGAGTCGATGCACATGAACTTCGGCATCGATGTCATCAATCAGATCAAGATCGAAAATCCGCAGCTATGGACAGCGGAATTTCGCAATGAAATGCTCGACCTTATCCGCGAAGGCGTCGAACTCGAGGTACGCTACGCGCGCGACACCATGCCGCGCGGCGTGCTGGGCTTGAACGCCGGCATGTTCGAGGAATACCTCCATTTCATCGCCAATCGCCGCTGCGCACAGATTGGCCTGCCCGAGCAATATCCGGGCGCAACCAATCCGTTCCCGTGGATGAGCGAATTGATTGACTTGAAGAAGGAGAAAAACTTCTTCGAGACGCGCGTTACCGAGTACCAGACAGGCGGCGCTTTAAGCTGGGATTGA